Proteins from one Daphnia pulicaria isolate SC F1-1A chromosome 3, SC_F0-13Bv2, whole genome shotgun sequence genomic window:
- the LOC124329358 gene encoding COP9 signalosome complex subunit 8-like translates to MSSKVVLFESTTQELEKQELEGASGLVLADLHSQLLSIYLCNFDLCNAKFLWKRISNEEKTAFPLLGQIWEVGQKLWLKEHNSVFSLLRNTSWPPSIEPYMTCLEENLRQKSIQLIGKAYLSITSTTFTELVGYVDYPENAEKLLAKLQEEQGWTCDSASKLIIPKRQAAQNVPLMRNEEQLQSLTQFVSFLEN, encoded by the exons ATGTCGTCAAaagttgttttatttgaaagTACCACCCAAGAACTGGAGAAGCAGGAACTCGAG GGTGCGAGCGGATTGGTTTTAGCAGATTTGCATAGTCAGCTACTCAGTATATATCTGTGTAACTTTGACTT ATGCAatgctaaatttctttggaaACGAATCTCAAATGAAGAGAAAACTGCATTCCCTTTACTTGGCCAAATCTGGGAGGTGGGTCAAAAACTATGGTTAAAAGAGCACAATTCAGTGTTCAGCCTTCTCAGAAACACAAGTTGGCCTCCATCAATTGAACCTTATATGACCTGTCTTGAAGAAAATCTTCGgcaaaaatcaattcaactcATAG ggAAAGCTTATCTGTCCATAACTTCAACCACCTTCACTGAATTGGTTGGTTATGTTGATTATCCAGAGAATGCGGAAAAATTGCTCGCGAAGCTACAGGAAGAGCAAGGTTGGACGTGTGATTCCGCTTCAAAATTAATCATACCTAAGCGACAAGCCGCCCAAAACGTTCCGTTGATGCGGAATGAAGAGCAATTGCAGAGTCTTACCCAATTCGTCTCTTTCttggaaaattaa
- the LOC124328245 gene encoding zinc finger protein 724-like, whose protein sequence is MSDVIDNNDDGNQEASFVIFAEGPDGMTQIDQNDESQQLSIGDDGITIVVTPENEQQVSELLRALQASQGGEDVQIMTENGEEIHQFSKVKEEVSTDETEIIEPPKRKRGRPPKQQQAQATTSVVTAAETANKKAKLIELALQEADASVAEGVSNLKSSRLREKAAKQGGLKKLWLSKEDLEESGEPAAESFDRGELKSDGENEVYPCDECPELDFGSIEELKDHRKEIHPATFHCDICGIGFEDQIGFFEHLKTHYEKQTPKKGRGRPRKSVAAPLTPVASSSKAPEESVNVTCETCQKEFRNSKALDSHVRNAHPDAITKAYHCAQCNTSFRFKEAMETHMENVHGADRPEDGSAPEPGKSNEEKELDLAEFEAEEEGENVMGEIGMEEDEEDSEDGDENDPGGNDEVDELALQESGVAEYDPAIDGHCCQLCGAVFSAKKRLIQHLKEDHHIGFKRGRRPKYPPVETAEDGTFPCPVCNRTFTHKNSLAYHVRTHAGERPHQCEICGKSFFANGALKVHMRVHTGARPYKCDECGREFRQWGDLKYHFTSLHSGVRQYQCEFCGKSFARKYSLIVHRRVHTGERNYKCEFCGKGFRASSYLLNHRRIHTGEKPHPCPVCFKPFRMRSDMKRHMQMHARDGSDVSLLLACAEQGIDPLEAITADPDALAALREKTANSNEAKTTAPRGARGRKQLKSEEATAVATIQDDEENDEGSVMLTIVPNEDGEMVAVPIHVQDENDEDDDGNKMEVHMDGDENADNEEVQQLQLINEDELIQETDGLGAVTMRDPNTNTLYVWSVFPNSQTK, encoded by the exons ATGTCTGATGTCATTGATAACAACGATGATGGCAATCAAGAGGCCTCATTTGTCATCTTTGCAGAAGGACCTGACGGGATGACTCAAATAGatcaaaatgatgaaagtcaaCAGCTTTCGATTGGTGATGATGGTATCACAATTGTTGTGACTCCAGAAAATGAACAGCAGGTCTCTGAGCTTTTAAGAGCCCTTCAGGCATCACAGGGTGGAGAAGACGTTCAAATCATGACTGAAAATGGCGAAGAAATTCACCAATTCAGCAAGGTAAAGGAAGAAGTTAGTACTGATGAAACAGAAATTATAGAACCACCTAAACGAAAACGAGGACGTCCACCTAAACAGCAGCAAGCCCAAGCAACAACTAGCGTAGTGACAGCGGCCGAAACGGCGAACAAAAAAGCTAAACTAATTGAACTAGCTTTGCAAGAGGCTGATGCAAGTGTGGCTGAAGGAGTATCTAATCTAAAAAGCTCTCGCTTGAGGGAGAAGGCCGCCAAGCAGGGTGGATTGAAGAAGCTATGGTTAAGTAAGGAAGATTTGGAAGAATCAGGAGAACCGGCAGCTGAATCATTTGATCGTGGAGAATTGAAATCCGATGGAGAAAATGAAGTTTACCCCTGTGATGAATGCCCTGAG CTCGATTTTGGGTCCATCGAGGAACTGAAAGATCATCGAAAGGAAATCCATCCAGCAACATTCCATTGCGATATATGTGGCATTGGTTTTGAAGACcaaattggatttttcgaACATTTGAAGACTCATTATGAGAAGCAAACTCCGAAAAAAGGACGTGGTAGACCGCGCAAATCAGTTGCTGCACCTTTAACTCCCGTCGCTTCCAGTTCAAA GGCACCCGAAGAGTCTGTTAACGTGACTTGTGAAACATGCCAAAAGGAATTTCGTAACTCAAAGGCATTAGATTCCCATGTACGTAACGCTCACCCTGATGCTATCACAAAGGCTTACCACTGCGCCCAATGCAACACTAGTTTCCGCTTCAAAGAAGCCATGGAGACCCACATGGAAAATGTTCATGGTGCCGATAGACCAGAGGATGGTTCTGCTCCAGAGCCTGGGAAatcaaacgaagaaaaagaattggatCTTGCAGAATTTGAGGCAGAAGAAGAGGGTGAAAATGTTATGGGGGAAATTGGCATggaagaagatgaggaagacTCAGAAGATGGCGATGAAAATGACCCCGGAGGCAACGATGAAGTCGATGAATTAGCTCTTCAA GAAAGTGGAGTAGCTGAATATGATCCAGCCATTGATGGTCACTGTTGTCAACTCTGTGGAGCAGTCTTTTCGGCCAAGAAAAGACTTATTCAGCACTTAAAG GAGGATCATCATATTGGCTTTAAGCGTGGACGCCGGCCAAAGTATCCTCCGGTGGAAACAGCCGAAGATGGCACTTTCCCCTGCCCTGTGTGTAATCGAACTTTTACGCACAAGAACTCATTGGCTTATCACGTTCGAACGCATGCCGGAGAACGACCCCACCAGTGCGAGATCTGCGGCAAGTCTTTCTTTGCCAATGGAGCATTGAAGGTTCACATGCGAGTCCATACCG gtgctaGACCGTATAAATGTGACGAATGTGGCCGCGAGTTCCGCCAATGGGGTGATCTCAAATATCATTTCACCTCCTTGCATTCTGGCGTACGACAATATCAATG CGAATTTTGTGGCAAGTCATTTGCGAGAAAGTATTCTTTAATTGTTCATCGACGCGTGCATACAGGCGAGCGTAATTATAAATGCGAATTCTGTGGTAAGGGATTCCGTGCTTCGTCCTACCTCCTCAACCACCGTCGGATTCACACAG GAGAGAAACCTCATCCTTGTCCTGTGTGCTTCAAACCATTTCGAATGCGATCGGACATGAAGCGCCACATGCAAATGCATGCACGTGACGGTTCGGATGTTTCATTACTTTTGGCATGCGCTGAACAAGGGATTGATCCCCTTGAGGCAATTACTGCAGATCCGGATGCTTTGGCTGCGCTGAGAGAAAAGACTGCCAACTCGAATGAAGCTAAAACAACTGCTCCTCGGGGAGCTCGTGGCCGCAAA CAATTAAAAAGCGAAGAAGCGACTGCAGTAGCAACAATtcaagatgatgaagaaaacgATGAAGGATCAGTTATGCTGACTATTGTGCCCAATGAAGATGGAGAGATGGTGGCTGTACCTATTCACGTACAAGATGAAAACGACGAAGATGATGACGGAAACAAAATGGAAGTCCATATGGATGGTGACGAAAACGCTGATAATGAG GAAGTTCAGCAACTCCAGCTGATCAATGAGGACGAACTTATTCAAGAAACCGACGGTCTAGGTGCAGTGACAATGAGGGATCCTAATACTAATACCTTGTATGTGTGGTCTGTGTTCCCTAATTCTCAGACTAAGTAA